ACATCAAAGCTCTGTCTAAACttgtttcccagcatcctccagaGGCTCTCCTATCTTGAATCACAACCAGTTTCTCTCCTGGCTTTACATTGGCAAAATCTGCTTTATTTCCCCAAGCATGCCACACAATTCCCTCCTGAatgtttttttattctctttgtttgaTGTTTTCCTCAATTTCTTATAAACAGTTTGGACTAACAACATTAGATGTGGGGCAGGCTAATGCTCACCTCTGCTAGTTCTGTGTCCTCGGGTGGTTATCTATCTATTGTAGCTGATTTCCCACCACGCTCTCTAAAAGACTGGTCACTTCCAGGTCAGTTtctatataataatttttatgtgCCTGCATCTGTACAAAGGAGGAAAAATGCCAAAGAAAAATCTCTCAAGTTGAACCTGTAATGGTTCGCTTTCCCTGTGAGACGCAAGTACCAAGCACATTACTTTAAACATATCCGTGAGCGGTGACTTGGAAGAGCAACAGCACCAACTGTCTCTAATAAGAGCGTTCTACAGGAAGACAGTCTGTGTCCTGAATCTCCAAGGTCATGCTCCTGTAGCATTGTTCGTACCTATTATCAGTATAGTCAGGGATCAAGCTCTATAAAGGCTTTGATACAGAACACCTCATTGGAGACATATAATCAGGGATTCACGAGGAGCGAGTGGAGGCAGGAATCATAAGATGTGGGTTTCAGCTTTTGTCTTGGCTCCTACTAACTGTGTGACCTTCGTCAGGCAATCATTGTCATCCTAAAGATACAGTCCCGTGAACCCATGTCTGCCTCTGGTTAGCACAGAGTCATTTTCCcttattctttgaaatatttagaaagtgTGTTCCATGACCCATGAGCTCTCAGAgataaaacaggaaataaattgtGGTTAAATTAATCACTGAAGGCAAGTaccatttcactggggctgggggagaggaAACATTCCAGGGAGGGCAGTGAACATTGCAAAGGCCTAGAGAAGGAACAGGCATCGAGGGCCAGAGCAGAGAAGGCCAAGATGACCAAAGTTCAGGGCAGGTGGGTAGATGTGAGGCTAGCGAGAACGCCAGGTGTGGTCAGAGCCTCAGACTTTAGACAGAAAGCAAGGGGTAAGTGCTGACAGGTTCAGTGCAAAGGAAGCAGAAGTCACTGAAAAGGTCTTTGTGAACGGCTTATTCCTGTAAGCCTAgtgcttgggagactgaggcaggaggattgctgtgaatctGAGGGCAGTCTGGGTAACATGAGTTCTAGGTGAAAATGAGCTACCCAGCAAcatactgtctcaaaaatcaaaacaaaacagacgaCCCTTTGTAGCTGGTTGCATTTTGGTGATGGGCTGAAGGAAGAGGACAGGGATGCAACAGACCACTGtagaggacagaaaaaaaaaatacagtgatgGTTTGGACTAACAGAACAAAGAGATGATGTTTAGGGGCAACAATGAAAACCTTTGGTGTTTGTTAAGAATAAGGGACAAGGGTGGGGAGATGCCGCAGTGTGTAAAGCACTCATTGTGCAAGTGCGAGGGTCTGAActtgaatccccagaactcacatagaaagcttcacacagaaaaaaaatagacggggcagcagcagccatggccctgCGCTACTCCATGACCGTGGACCTCAACAAGGGCCACAAAGTGACGAAGAACGTCAGCAAGCCGAGGCACAGCCGGCGCCGCGGGCGCCTCACCAAGCACACCAAGTTCGTGCGGGACATGATCAGGGAGGTGTGCGGCTTTGCGCCCTATGTGCGGCGCGCCATGGAGCTGCTCAAGGTGTCCAAGGACAAGCGCGTGCTCAAGTTCATCAAGAAGCGGGTGGACACGCACATCCGGGCCAAGAGGAAGCGGGAGGAGCTTAGCAACGTGCTGGCAGCCATGAGGAAGGCCGCGGCCAAGAAGGACTGATGCCCCCTCCCTCAATAAACGTTTGTGCACAGTTTTATGTGTATTCGCGgttacagtggaaaaaaaaatagacggGGCACTGTGGGGAGAGGAATATGTTGTTATCTATTCAGCTTAGAATAGGTTGAGTAttatttttttgagtcagggaaCTGGTAATGTCAAACACGCCTgtgtagaaaatttaaattttagaattgCTATAGATGGTATTGAATCCCAGGAGCACAAGTGGATTCTCTTAGGGCAAGTGTATTTCAAGTGAGAAGAAAGCGAGGGTTAGAATAGCCCCAGGAGCCACTGAAAGAAGAAGCAGACCtaggcagaagcagagaaaagaggaaggacacACAGAGATGAGCTCAGGGTCCATGAGGCCCACACAAGATGGGCTTGATAGGAAGGAGGACTGCATGAAAGGTTAGCATAGTGTTCAGAGATCCCGCCATATTTCCATCatagagaaagttctagaagccTTCTCTCCTCTCCGTTTTTCCTAAGGCAATGCTCTAGTCTGCCTCCATTTGCTGAGGTGATGCCTCCTTGGCTGAGATCATTGAGAACCTCTCAGATACCAAAAGGAAAGGTCCATATCTATCCTGGGACACTCTTTGGTTGCCCTTTGGCCTTTTCTGGAAGACTTTTCCTTGTCATTCCACATCACTGGCTCTGTCTTCAGCTTATCACACAATGTTTCTACTCTGAGGTCTTTCCTGCAGCCTTCTCTGTCTTAGTCTAAATTCACACCTTGTCTTCATTGCTTCAAACCTCAACTCATAGAGCAGAGCTCACCACCTCCTGCCTTAGAGCAGAGCTCACCACCTCCTGCCTTAGAGCTGAGCTCACCACCTCCTGCCTTAGAGTGGCACTCACTATCTCCTGCTATAGAGCTGAGCTCACTATCTCCTGCTATAGAGCTGAGCTCACTATCTCCTGCCATCGAGTGGAGCTCACTATCTCCTGCCAAAGAGCTGAGCTCACTATCTCCTGCCATCGAGTGGAGCTCACTATCTCCTGCCATCGAGTGGAGCTCACTATCTCCTGCCATAGAGTGGAGCTCGCCACCTCCTGCCATAGAGCCGAGTCTGCCATCTCTTGCCATAGAGCTGAGCTCACCACTTCCTTATATGGAGTGGAGTTCACCATCTCCTGCAAgacccttcctctctgcttcttctagTTTGGTGAATGATACCTGGGTGGTCACTCACAGGCAATAGTCCCAGGTCACCCTGAGCTCTGGACCATCTCTAGAATCTGTTTTTCCCCTTACTTTCTCTCTGTAGTGTGCCTGGCTCAGTTACTTTGGTGTCACCTTGACAATTATGAAGGCGCTTCAAGGGGTGCCCTCTAGTGATTCTTCACCTCTAATCTGAAGTCTGATTACTCCCCTTAGAATGTTACATACTGGTGAGGGGGGTTGTCACTAGTAACATGTGAGGTGGAAAGCACAGAACTAAGGATTCGCTCTATGACATGTTTATTGAGAAGATTTTTGTGGGCTTGCCCTTCCTTACCCAGACTTCAACCGCCTCAGCTTCCATGTTCATTCTGTTTGTATTCTGTATGTGTGCTAGCCACACGGGCTACCTGAATGCTGCACTTCTTTTTTCATCCAGTCTTCTACTTGCTCTGATAGTGCCCTGCTATTCCTTGATGCAGCATAATCAAATCTTTTTGTGATCTGTCT
The Acomys russatus chromosome 10, mAcoRus1.1, whole genome shotgun sequence genome window above contains:
- the LOC127194869 gene encoding 60S ribosomal protein L36-like, translating into MALRYSMTVDLNKGHKVTKNVSKPRHSRRRGRLTKHTKFVRDMIREVCGFAPYVRRAMELLKVSKDKRVLKFIKKRVDTHIRAKRKREELSNVLAAMRKAAAKKD